Below is a genomic region from Grus americana isolate bGruAme1 chromosome 26, bGruAme1.mat, whole genome shotgun sequence.
GTTTTTTCAGTCTAGTTTTGAATTACAGATGCAGCATCCTTTCCCTCTCAAAGAGTTTATCCTGTAGTTCCTGTAAGTAATGCCGAGGACTAGCTTTAAAAGCACTTTATGCCACACTTATATGTTAAATCTTCAAGTCTGTTCCAAAAACCCTATGGGTTCAAATCATGATGAGGTCTTGTTATGATGGATGCCTTGCAGTCTCTATCTCAAAGAGTTTACaagttagagaaaaaaataaattagtagaAAGTGCCAGTAAAGTcagagctgggtttttttttttttttgttataaatatAGGTCAGCCTGTGTATAAtttcagacagattttttttcctatttgttgtGGCttactttaaaagcatttatccAGCCTTTTAATATCTATCTGGGATTGTTATTTCTTTAgtctttttggtttgggggggggttggtttttttgggcttttttggttgttggttttttttttttttgctaatcacagaacagtaggggttggaagggacctctggagatcatctagtgcAACGCCCTGCTAAAGCTGGATTACCTAAAGCAGGTTGCgcaggatcgcatccaggtgggtttttaatatctccagaaaaggagattccacaacctctctgggcagcctgttccatcACTGCACAGCGAATGTATCTTTTAGAATAATGCAACTACTTACAACTGTATGGTATGTTAAATCTTGACAGAAATGGATTTCTGTCAGAATGACAATATCTAAATGTATTCAATACAGCAGAAATGTAGCAGCCCTGATTgtgaattttctgtctttcctataTTATTCATTGTgctattttttgtgtttctgctgttgGAGAGTATCAAGGAAGACTCTGCTAGCCCATGCAGCTGACAGAACTCAGATGAAGTAACTTGCAGCAAAACGTGTTTTTGTGTATCTCCCACTTAAGCTTACATTTTGTTGTGCTGATATAAGCCCATATAATAATTCAGGGGGTCACACATTAAGTGATGCTAAAGGTTTGATTTCTTTGAGAGCAGAGGACCCAAACTTTGGACCTAGTATCTTCTACTTATGGATAGACTTGTATCTTCTACTTACATTCTTCATTTTTGCCATAACCAGAGATCTCGCATTCAGTCCAGTCAGGCAGCTGCAGTTCCGGTGTTGGGAGGCAGGCGGCACGGACAGTGTCTGTTTCAATAGCACAGTCTTCTGCATCCGAGCTCAACTGCAACAGAGctgaagagggaaaacaatccCCACTTCATTAACTTGAGCCAACCATGACCTTTCCAGTCACGAGGTCAGAAAAGTTCTTACCAATATCATTGTTGAAATTTTCTGAGTCAAATCTCTGATGCACAGTGTAGCTCTTCACTTGAAACTTTTGTTCGTTTTCCTCAGGAGTTGTTCGGGAAGTCCTACCCAGCACAATTTTCAGCTGATTTGTACTAAAGCTGAAAGAACAAGAGAGTCTTACTTGCTTCCTGTGTTAATCGGAGCAGACCCTTCTCTTGAAGATGTGCTGTTGgagcttctgcttttcttattttagtaCTATTACTACTTCATTACCCAggcagtttgacctcaagtgTCCTATTTGCCTTCATTTTTGCGCTAATTTCTTACAGCCATCATGGCAAAGGTCCTCTGCCAGCCTCTTGGTGTTCTCAAGTTTCAGATGGCTCTGCATCTGTATCAACAACTTTGTTCTTCAGCTATCTGATAATCTGGTCTGGTACCTTAATGCCATGCTGCTAGTTTGCCCGATAAATGCCTGTCTGTAATGCTCAGCACAATTAACTCTATAATCTTTAGTGCAGAATGACTTACTGGGATAAagagcttcccccccccccaagtcttTTCCCCTTCTGGTAAGGCTATACTGGATGCTTCCATTTTCtagatttcccccccccgccaataCTGAATCCTTACTACTGAACTTACCCTTCCTCAAAACAGTGAGCAGCTGACAAAACCCAGCAGGAACTGATCAGAATTCCTCCACAGAGGAAGTGCTCTCCAGGTGCTCGGCGATACTTCACAAATATGGCAGCTTGCCATGGGTGAGCTGCAATGTCTGCATAGGAGCCACCTTTAATCCTGTACTGGTGTACTCTGTGCTGCCGTAAGCCACAGGTGGCTGTGGATGACAAACGCAGAAATAGGCTTTTTGTTCAGGCACTCTTGCTTTGAGTTTGGGTTAAGAGCCTGTTAGTCATCAGTGCATGTTGAGGCAGCCTGGTATGAACTGTTTAGCATCTGACTCATTCCTGTTTCCTAGGAAACTTGTATTctgatttgaaaaatacagtaaggAAACCctgccttttctctcctccattTCTGCAGCATTCCCTTCTGGCAGAGATAAAGGCACTTCTGTGAGACTGGAGCCACAGAATCTCTTTCTACTGCTaaaagcttccccccccccgctcttATTTTACAGTAAGAGGCTTGAGTTTAATACAAATGACATGCAGAACAGTAATGCctcaaagaaagagaagaatcaGGAGTCTAGAATCCTTACAGCAAGTAGGCACATTGCAGTACTCCCATGTGAGCTGATTTCCTTTCAGTACATGGCACCAGGGCTTGCTGTCATTGTCAGGATTCCTGCAGCACgggaaagagaaaagctatTTGTATTATTAGATCTGCATGGAGTTTGGGGAGACCTAAAGGTGGCAGACTATGACCTGAGTGTActctttttgatttttctagAGATACAGAGGGCCCTACGGGCTCGTGGAATTTGCATTTATGGAGTCTGATATTAGAAAAGCATAGATAGGTGGAATAAAATCACTATTGTCACTGGGCTTCATTCCCTGCAGTAATCTATTTCCTGTGCTTTAATAACACACAGAAAAGGCTACAGCCCTGCCTCAAGAGTACCACAAGGGagtttgttgggatttttttaattctataaCTGACTACATACCGGCAGAAATTGTGACTACCAAGGCCCAGCTGGTAAGCATCTCTTCTCCAAGCAGTATATAACTTGTTGACAAGGATTCGAGAATTCCACCTCAAACAGGTAGCTCCAGAACTGGTAACACTGTGGCTGCCTCGGTAATCTGTGCCTCTTCCAGATTTGCAGTTGCTGTTCCCAACTTCAATAAGAAAGCTGCACGTTAACTGATGGATGTGAACCCGTCAGCTGTTCCTAACTGTGATTTCTGTCAAGGCATCTATATAGTAGCTATACTTATCTCAGTCTTTCGGtgtcataaatattaaaaacttaaaCATGATTTAATGTGAGAGTCTCAACTTTTCAGGCTACAGAAATAGCACAAGTCCACAGAAAACCCTTAAATATGCAGTGAATCATGGAAGCTCTAAAgtccattccctgtccccctgcatGTACCTTTTGAACAGGAGGGCACACTGCAGTGTTCCCAGATGTACTTTCCCCCTTTATAGATATAGCACCAAGGTCTGGAATCCTCATCTGGGTTTCTGAAAGAGTTATGATATTATGCATTATTATAAAGCTATTGTTATTAGTCCCATGTCTGTCATTAGTTCGGTAACTTAATCCTGCTCTGCAGTGAAGACATGGACTGAACCATCAGAAGTCATTTGGATTcctattttaattataaaattgtGGAGTACGTGGAGGTGACGATGAGACAGCCAGTAACTAGCAGGAGTGGACACCTTGTTTGTGCAGTTTAGTTCATGTGCATGAAGCACTATatttttagagttttgagcaggatctggagctgcaggaaacTGGCTTACAAAGGGATTTTTAGGCACTGAGAAGGGACAAGGGAAAGACTATGGGGTGAGAGATGTATGCATTTTGTGGCCTGTCATAAGCATCCAGTCTAAATAGATCTGAAGTTCAGCTGCGGCGGCTACAGAAGTTGCAATTGCTGCTCATGGGCTGTGCTGTGTTTGCACCTGTGCAGAGTGTTCTCCGCTTGGCGTCAGACTGTTGCAAAGAGCCGTTCCTTTGCACCAAGCTCTTAGAATGGGCTGAGTCCTGTGGTTCTGACCTGTGTGCCATCAGCCCCTCACCTGCAATAGTTGTGATTGCCCaatcccagctcagcagcatccTCTCTCCGGCCGCTGTACGTCCGGTCCATCAAGCCATTGCTATTCCAATTTAAGCATTCAGTTCCACTCTCTGTCATGCTCCATGTACCCCTGTATGTTACTCCAGCATCTTTGTAGCACTTAACTTCAGTATCTgaacaaaagagaacaaaatgttACTATAACAACAGCATCCCAAACTCTGCTTCCCCAGTCTCTCTTCTGTTTAAACTTGGCTCCTAGATGTCTTATCTAGTAAGTTGGTGAAAATGCCTTGCCAGGCAGGCTGTAAGTATACACAAAGGTCTTCAGCTCCAAAATTTAGAGTTTTATTAAGAGACACTGAAAACAGCCCAGGTGTCCTTCTTAGAAGTTCTTTGTAGTATTAGCTTTAGAATAAAAAGAGGCAATTTAACAGAGAGCCTAGTatacagcagcagcttctgggtACCTCATCCTTCTGCACTGCATAGCTAAAACCAGTAGCATTGTTCACAGTAATTCACATGGTATACTTGCCTATTTCACACTGCTTCCCAGAGAAACCTTGGTGGCACTGGCAGATGAAGAGCTGTGGGGAATAATATGCCTGTGAACATTGGCCTCCGTTGTAGCATTTATTTCTAGTGCAGGCTGTGGAATAAGTGAAAGCCAGGAAAAACTGTtagatttcacagaattaaGCAGCTGGTGATGTTTAGCCATCTCTCCTCTCCTGTCGGTTTCCTTtagcctgttttatttttccctgcctACCTGTTATTGTCATGTGCTTACAGTCTTCTGGTGTAGTGCTTATATTCTTCCTTTGCTCCATTCTCTCCACATAGACTATGAGGAGCCTTCCTCAGTCCCTTTCTCACTTCTGCTTAGTCCTGCCTAAGTTGGTATATAttagtattttcatttctacCCTACTCTACTTTCAAGCCAAATTGTCTGTGTGGTAACTCCTTCCCTGACAGTGGAGTTCATCTTTAGGATGATTACATGGATAATCTCTCATCCCCcaccatttcctttctctttttcttcatactCACCTCTGACAGGCACAGTGTGGCAACGACTCCGACCACTGTCGCACCTACAGTATTCTATTCTGCTCCCTGAGAGCCTCAGCCAGGTCCCCCTGTGCTGGTAAATTTCTCCAGATGAATTGTCTGTGCACATGGCTGTAATTGGAGAAAGGAAATCCTCTTTTAGAGATTCAGGGAAAAGACCTGGCTGAGCAAAAGAactcccttctctttccaggAGAAAAGTATCTGTGATGCATGTGTCTAACAGGctgccctttttccttcttggaaCACAATTGTCCCATCTCTCTCACTGCTGTGTTGCTGGATGTACTGTTCCACTGTTGACTGgcctctttttctttgaagaagagcagagggaggggaaaactTTAGTCTTTGAGTTGTGGATGGTATTAATGGTCTGGTATTTTGCCTTCTGAATCTCTCATCCAGATAACTGTAACATCTTTCAGACTCCATTCCCTCAGCATCAtctgctttcccctcctctgtTCATAAAGCTCCAGGTAACATGGTTGTGGTTTGCCTGGCTTACCTCTAGATCTGGCTCCCCGTTTGAAACGCATGCGTAAGCCCTGCAAGCAAAGAAGGTTAATTCTGTGAGTAACAGCTCTCTTAAGAAAACTGAGAGAAGAATTGCCTCTAAAGAGACAGTCCTCTTCTTGAGGTCTTGTAAATCAGGGGAGCTCTGAGCAACTGTCTGCCCTCCTTGTCAGACAGTGCAGTGAAAAGTGCCTTTAGTACCTCAGCGTGGGTACTGAGAATTGTAAATCATCAAGTTGCCACAGATTACCAGGTGATTGCTTGTCATCTGAGTGGCATGAACTTGGGATGTGCTGTACTCGCATTGTGTGTGAAGTGATTATGTGCTCTTGGGACATTGCAAGTGCTAACTAAAGCCTGTCAGCTTTCTGCTATTTGAAGGAGGTTCAGGCAAATAGTTTCCAAAGAAGTAAACGTGAATAAGcagttatttttgttcattGACATGCAGTTTCCCCATAAGCCTTTGTAGCTTGATTACCTTTGAGAAATATATCTCCTGCAgccaattaaataaaatattttggataaaGTTTTAAGGAGGAAACCAATTTAGAGAGATTCTTTGATCTGGTCACAAGAGAAAGAATAACATAGAAAGAGGAAGGCTGGGCCAGCAATTTTTTGAGAAAGACTAAACATTTTAGAATTGTGTATGGTTTACTCAAGCTGTGCAATGTGAGGCTTAAAGTGAGGGGACATGGGAACCATCGATGTCCAGTTGTGAGGGTAATGATGAAGGTGATgacaatagaaagaaaattaaagggtGCTCACAATGGAACTCTTACTAACAGTTAAAGGTGACGATGAACAGATGCACCAAGAAGATTTGGAGAAGACTTgcttactgaaatgaaaaccagCGAGGATAACACATTACTGGAAATCCCAGCTTAGAGGTAGGCTACTTTGtaaggttttcctttctctggtttTTAGTTAGATAAACAGATTCTCCTTCTGTCTGATGCAGACAGCTGGAGTCGATGGTAAGGAAGTGCTGCTGAAAACGCAGGACAATGGCAAGAGCATTATTTGATGCATTAGCCTCTTACCTGGCATTGAGCAGTCATGATTGCTCCCACCAGCAGGAGCAGACATGGGAATTTGCCTTCCATTCTGAGTGTTTTCCACATCACCTCCAAATCTCAAGTTATCTATagagacaaattaaaaataagatgagATTCAGGTTAGTGAATAATAactaaatgtaaataataacTAAATATAATACCTAAAATACTAAATACATGAGATTCAGGTTACTAAGGCCTACCTAAGAGATCTCTTGGAGGGGCACAAAAATCTGCTCAAGGGTCAGTCTGTAATAATAGTAGTTTAAGAggatttgcattttctgcacaGACTACTTATTTGGGTGAGAGTGAGGACTTCTCTCTTGTGTAGAGGATGCATTGACAAGGAGACTTTGGTCGATGATAGGTGAGGACAGCACTGctatggttttgattttcaaTATTTCTATAGCTTCTCCCCAGCTGAGCTCTTAGATTCTACTATTGTCATGTGCTTTTGCCAAAAAGGGAGAGTATGGCAATTAGCTGGCAGGCTAGTTTTTAGTCTGGTGTTCTCACTTACTCATTGCAGCATTTCTTCCTGTGTGTTGCTTCTATGCAGTCACAACTATGTCTTATTCCTTCTAATCCCTTCAGCAGCTTTGCACGTCAGAGGAAGCCCTCTTCCATCCCACATGaaaagtttcttcttcctctagACTGATTTACATAGTCTGTCTCCTACAGCAGGTGTCTTGGGAGAGAACCGCCAATGATCTCCTCCTGTGGGAGTTTGCTGGCTGGTACGGTGTGGCTGGGGTTAAGGATTAATCTGGATTTCTGCCTCCGTTCATttgatttgctttgaaaaatctaCTTTTCAGTCATCAGAGGTTAATTTCCAGCCTGGTGAAATTACTGCTCTGACCTGGCCACAGATAGCTATAGGAAGGACATTTGGGTACTGTGATCCACTTGCATTTCTACCTACTGtagcaaaatttatttctgtctggCCTTGAGCAGGCAAGTTTCTTGGCAGAAGCGTGAATTTAGATTTCTGTAGCCACTGACTGCAGCAAGATATGCTACCATCTTGTACCCTGGTTTCCCCTCCCCCAGTTTGTTTCCtgatgaaggaggaaaaattatttcttccaccAAAGCAGAGCGCCTTGTGTAAGCGCTGGCTGGgttagggcagctgctgggtgGAGAGAAAATTCTGAGCAGCAAGGGGGCGTTCATAACACGGCATAGTCTCGAGCGTATACAAATTTTACTGCTGAAATTAAGCAACGCGGGTTTTTCCCCTTGCTGTATTAAATGCCATTTCTAATCTCATCCTCATAGCAGAAAAATATGCTGGATGTGACAGACAAAGGCAGTGAAGGGCTTTCTGAGGTGGTCTGTTGCCTATGAAAGCAATGCACTTTGCTGTGGGCTGCTGGCTCCTCTGTTAATCCCTGTAGGAAAAATCCTCAAGAAGATGTATTTTGCCCATTCTTTTATCTTGGTGACCTTGTAGTAATTGTAAAAGATCAGGGAAATGTATGTATGTActtacagttggacttgatgatcttaaaggtcttttccaacctaaatgattctatgattctaaaagaACTCCAGTAAAGCCTGACCTTAGCAGCATGAGTTTGGTAGCTAACGAAGTTCTAGTTTATATTTAGAAACACTGCTGAACTTGAGGACTTTAAATGAGGATTTATTGGTACACCAACAGGAGtctgctggggggtggggggggaggctgTTCATGGCAAAACTTAAATTAGTAAGATGGATACAAATGATTATACAGTGTCAGAAGTTTAGAAACTTAGTGCCTATGGGACTTTTTAGAAACATGGCATTAAAtgtaagctgaaggaggggagatttagattagatattaggaagaaattcttccctgtgagggtgctgaggccctggcacaggttgcccagagaagctgtggctgcccctggctccctggcagtgttcaaggccaggttggatggggctttgggcaacctgggctagtggagggtgtccctgcccatggcagggggttggaactgggtgggctttaaggtctcttccaacccaaacctttctatgattctatgaaatagcAAGGTCCAATACATCTAGTAAAAACTGGGAAGGTATTACGATTTTCACAGATGAGTAATAGCTTTTAAGGACTGGAGTTGTCATTATTATGTAATCTGAGCTCTTACAATAAGACAACTAACTTCATCACAGGTTTCCTGACATGAACccataattttcttcctaaaagtAATAGTTACTCCTGCATGCAGTAATAGTAGCTCTTTTTTACAATTGAATGAGACATAAGTAATCACCAGTGTGAACAGATTTAGCTTGATTCTCTGTACTAACCAAGACTGTTACAGCAGTCAGTCTAGGTGGCTGAGATGATGAATCACGAGAGTGGGATGTAGATGGGACCCCCCTGCCCCTGCTTTGAACAAGTCCAGCACCAGGGgtccattttctctcttcctttaaaaatataatgccTCCTATACAAACCAAGAGGTGGGAGTGAGGTAGAGTAGCAGGCAAGAAAGTATAATTTCATTCCCAATCTCTGGGATTGCTCTGCAGTTCTAAATCTTTGAAATAATATTCAGGCACTGTCTCCCACACTATCAGCTTTTTATCATCTACATTATATGATCCCTGAGCAAATAGAAAGCTAACCCAATTATTTGAGAAAACTACTACTTCTAGTATTTAGGAGCTCAGACTATGTTTATATAAAGCCAGGGAAGGCAGCTGGATAATAGCTGGTGAAACTGGAGTATGACAGATGAATGAATCATTAATTGGAATTCAAGGctaagaaagggaaagagtttgtatgtgggttttttgtggtttgtttttttggtttttttttttttttttaaagatctgttcaaagaaaaagcaaaaggcacaaATATTCCAGTATCTGAAGCAGAACTGGGAGTACAGCAGGATAGTTTAGGCTGTGGTTTCTCATCATTAGACTGCACAAAGAGGAGACTTAAGCTGAAAGTCAGACTGAAAAAGATTCACAGGAACAGCTTCTGAGAACCTTAGTTAGTCCAAGTCTTGTCTTTAGATCACAATCTTGATGATGAGACCCTTGTAATTCAGAGAATCTCTTGGGGATTTGTATTAGTATGTATAATTTGTAGTATGCTTTTTATATACTTTCAAGCCCTTTCTCACCTTTTAGGAAGCATTTTGCATCGTATAGCAAGCCTTAGTGATTTCCAAATAGGCATTGACTTCAGTTGAATCTGAACTAAGTCAGCAGCATTCCCAAAGCTGCAGTGGATGATGTGAGCTGCTACCCAGAGTCATTTGGTTGCTGCTGTAACCCTGTGTTATATTATCCTTAGTCCCTGCAGCTGTAGCTCACTATCAGAGCCATGCAGGCTTGTGTTCTGACTCCCACAGTGGCAAGGTTTTAAGGTGCTAATTGTTAGTACCACTGGTCATCTTTGTTGCTATCTGTGGAGAAGGCTTGAAGTTCTTACTGACAGCTTTAAGAAATGAGATTCTGCTAGCTAAGACCTTGTTAAGGACAGGCTGATTCAGTGAAGCTACTTATCTGAGTTGAGCTGCTTTGTTAGAATTTTTCTCTGGGAAGCACCATAAAGAACCCTTGAGACCTCATTTCTGAATTACCTACTAAGATACCCCAAAAACAAGGCAACACTGatgaaatctgatttttttttttttttttgtgagaggACAGAGTGGCAAAGCCAGCCTAACTAATATCTTCGAGCAAGTCCTTGCTGCCTGAAACCAGCAGGAAACTATAGCTACTTTtcaggagggagggggaaatatgtttaatttttttttttttttttttttaaaaaggcatttcGGTCTTGGGGACTGACATGAAAGGAGGACTCCCTATTTAAAAAGCACCTGCATAGTAGTCTGCTATACAAGCAGATTCAAGTCTTACACAGCACATGCTCATACTGCAGAATGTGACAGAAAGTCTCCCTAAAGTTGTCTTGCATCGGATGCTACATCCTTTCCTCCACTTACTACTGCTGCCCCTGTTCAGGCTAGCTTATTTTATATGCTTAATGCTGTAGCCCTTCCCCCCTCTCCATGGGGAAAAGCTTGTCCATCCATTGGTGGCTGCTGTCCCACTATGCATGGAAAACTGGTAACAGATGTTGccagatgtttattttcagttttgggaAAGGTACAGCTTAGGCCAGTCAATTGGAATGTTCCAAATGATAAACCCTATCAAACTGAAACCATACAGCTGTTTGAAAAATACCATGTTTACAGGACTCCAAGCAGAAACCTGCAAGCAGTCTGCTTTCTGGTAGGGCTCTCCTAAACAGTTTATGCCTTCTGCTCTCACCCTTTGCTTCCTCTCTGATCAAAAATACTCTAGCAATAAGCCAGAGGCCTAGATGCAGTGTTCTGACCTTTTGATTTTAACACTTACTTTCAGGTACACAAGGACATAAAGATACACGATACCCTAAATGTATCTCTCTTTGCTGAAGCATCATCAGCAGGATTACTTTAAATCCCacatattaatttattattaataacagCCCTTCTAAGCAGTAAGAGTGTGTTATCTTGCCGATGTGGAATAAGACCTAAAAAAGGGATGTATCTTATCAAGGTTGAACAAAAGGTCattaatagaaattaaaagtagCTCTC
It encodes:
- the PLAT gene encoding tissue-type plasminogen activator isoform X2 translates to MWKTLRMEGKFPCLLLLVGAIMTAQCQGLRMRFKRGARSRACTRNKCYNGGQCSQAYYSPQLFICQCHQGFSGKQCEIDTEVKCYKDAGVTYRGTWSMTESGTECLNWNSNGLMDRTYSGRREDAAELGLGNHNYCRNPDEDSRPWCYIYKGGKYIWEHCSVPSCSKVGNSNCKSGRGTDYRGSHSVTSSGATCLRWNSRILVNKLYTAWRRDAYQLGLGSHNFCRNPDNDSKPWCHVLKGNQLTWEYCNVPTCSTCGLRQHRVHQYRIKGGSYADIAAHPWQAAIFVKYRRAPGEHFLCGGILISSCWVLSAAHCFEEGFSTNQLKIVLGRTSRTTPEENEQKFQVKSYTVHQRFDSENFNNDIALLQLSSDAEDCAIETDTVRAACLPTPELQLPDWTECEISGYGKNEEFSPFYSEHLKEGHVRLYPASRCTTQHLDNRTVTDNMLCAGDTRHLDDACKGDSGGPLVCMKDDRMYLIGIISWGIGCGRKDIPGVYTNVNRYLDWIQDNMKP
- the PLAT gene encoding tissue-type plasminogen activator isoform X4, giving the protein MWKTLRMEGKFPCLLLLVGAIMTAQCQGLRMRFKRGARSRAMCTDNSSGEIYQHRGTWLRLSGSRIEYCRCDSGRSRCHTVPVRACTRNKCYNGGQCSQAYYSPQLFICQCHQGFSGKQCEIDTEVKCYKDAGVTYRGTWSMTESGTECLNWNSNGLMDRTYSGRREDAAELGLGNHNYCRNPDNDSKPWCHVLKGNQLTWEYCNVPTCSTCGLRQHRVHQYRIKGGSYADIAAHPWQAAIFVKYRRAPGEHFLCGGILISSCWVLSAAHCFEEGFSTNQLKIVLGRTSRTTPEENEQKFQVKSYTVHQRFDSENFNNDIALLQLSSDAEDCAIETDTVRAACLPTPELQLPDWTECEISGYGKNEEFSPFYSEHLKEGHVRLYPASRCTTQHLDNRTVTDNMLCAGDTRHLDDACKGDSGGPLVCMKDDRMYLIGIISWGIGCGRKDIPGVYTNVNRYLDWIQDNMKP
- the PLAT gene encoding tissue-type plasminogen activator isoform X1, coding for MWKTLRMEGKFPCLLLLVGAIMTAQCQGLRMRFKRGARSRAMCTDNSSGEIYQHRGTWLRLSGSRIEYCRCDSGRSRCHTVPVRACTRNKCYNGGQCSQAYYSPQLFICQCHQGFSGKQCEIDTEVKCYKDAGVTYRGTWSMTESGTECLNWNSNGLMDRTYSGRREDAAELGLGNHNYCRNPDEDSRPWCYIYKGGKYIWEHCSVPSCSKVGNSNCKSGRGTDYRGSHSVTSSGATCLRWNSRILVNKLYTAWRRDAYQLGLGSHNFCRNPDNDSKPWCHVLKGNQLTWEYCNVPTCSTCGLRQHRVHQYRIKGGSYADIAAHPWQAAIFVKYRRAPGEHFLCGGILISSCWVLSAAHCFEEGFSTNQLKIVLGRTSRTTPEENEQKFQVKSYTVHQRFDSENFNNDIALLQLSSDAEDCAIETDTVRAACLPTPELQLPDWTECEISGYGKNEEFSPFYSEHLKEGHVRLYPASRCTTQHLDNRTVTDNMLCAGDTRHLDDACKGDSGGPLVCMKDDRMYLIGIISWGIGCGRKDIPGVYTNVNRYLDWIQDNMKP
- the PLAT gene encoding tissue-type plasminogen activator isoform X3, with the translated sequence MWKTLRMEGKFPCLLLLVGAIMTAQCQLFICQCHQGFSGKQCEIDTEVKCYKDAGVTYRGTWSMTESGTECLNWNSNGLMDRTYSGRREDAAELGLGNHNYCRNPDEDSRPWCYIYKGGKYIWEHCSVPSCSKVGNSNCKSGRGTDYRGSHSVTSSGATCLRWNSRILVNKLYTAWRRDAYQLGLGSHNFCRNPDNDSKPWCHVLKGNQLTWEYCNVPTCSTCGLRQHRVHQYRIKGGSYADIAAHPWQAAIFVKYRRAPGEHFLCGGILISSCWVLSAAHCFEEGFSTNQLKIVLGRTSRTTPEENEQKFQVKSYTVHQRFDSENFNNDIALLQLSSDAEDCAIETDTVRAACLPTPELQLPDWTECEISGYGKNEEFSPFYSEHLKEGHVRLYPASRCTTQHLDNRTVTDNMLCAGDTRHLDDACKGDSGGPLVCMKDDRMYLIGIISWGIGCGRKDIPGVYTNVNRYLDWIQDNMKP